The DNA window GGACATGATACTTCACGCAAAGCGAACAATTGAAGGCAGAGGAATCCGGCGGGCGTTCAGGCATATTCTTGTTGACGAGTTTCAAGACACAGACCCCTTGCAGTTCGGGATGATTGAGTCTCTCAGGAATTATGATGACGGCTCCGGGCTTTTCGCTGTGGGAGACCCTAAGCAGTCAATATACAAGTTTAGGCACGCAGACCCCGCACTATTCGCCGATGTCATTTCACGCAATGACACACGCAAAATTTCTCTTGATACCAGCTTCAGGACTCGCGAAATATTGTTGTCCCGTATAAATTCAATGTTCGCAAAATTGTGGCCGGACGGAATCAGCCGACAGGAGTCCATGAAGAATGTGAAGTACAACGCCTTGTCCCCGGCGAATAATATTGACGGCCGGGAGTCCGGGACAATGCCGGATTTCGGGGTGTATCTTCTCAGGAATGATTACGGGGCGGAGGAAAGCCGCAAGATCCTCGCCGATGACTTAGCCGGAAAAATATTGTCATGGGTCAGTGAAGGCCGAACAGTTTGGGACAAGAAAGAGCAGCATATACGCCCGGTGAAATTCTCGGATTTCGCGATACTTTCACGGAGCCGGGGATGTTTCGCGATACTTGAGGAGGCATTAGAGCGTTACGGGATTCCCTCAGTCCAAGACAGAAGCAACGACTATTTCAGCCGCGGGGAAATCGGCGATGTAGTATGCACACTCAGGGCGGCCGCTGATTTCGGCGATGATTTCTCCGTAATGGGCTGGCTTATGTCTCCGTTCTCAGGCGTGAAGGAAGATGACGCAGTCGCAAAATGCCTCGCCTTGCCGGACAAAAATCACAAGCCCGCAGACCTTATCCGCGAAAATTTCCCGGAAGCATATTCACGGCTCGAATATCTTTCTGTTGTCGGCGAAAATGAAGGAGCTTCCGGGATTATTTCGTTCTACGACAGAAAAAGGGACTGGCTTTCGTGTTACCCGGAAAAAGACAGGCTCAGAGTCCTGCGTAATGTCCGGCTCGCTCTGAGGATTGCCCGCGAATTTCAGTCGTCAGGAACATCAAGCCTCATTTCATGCGCGGACTACATGACTCGCTCAGTCAGGAACAAATCACAGTACGAGGAACCCGCCTGGCATAATGAGGACGAAAACGCGGTGAGGCTCGGCGCAGTCCATTCGGCCAAAGGACTCGAATACCCCGTAACAGTCGTATTTGCCGACTCCGTAAGCAGAAAGCCCGACTCAAATCCCCTCAAGCCCTCGCGGGATCTCGGTATCGTTTTCAGCAGGCTTCCCGATGAGATTTCACCCGCAAAAGATTTCAGGTCAAAATTATCCGGCTGGCACAATTTATTGTCAGGGCAGGGCGACACGGAAGAGGAAGAGCGGCTATTCTACGTTGCCTGCACAAGGGCGCAGGACAGTCTGATTTTCTGCGGACTGATTAAGCCCATCGACAAAAAGACAGGGGACACGACTCCGAGAGGCTATCCTGATACGTGGTCAGATTTCCTGCTGAGGAGCATACCAGGATTTAGTGAGCCTCCTGAAATCATTACGGCTGACGGCGGGAACGTCCCGGAAATTTCCGGCCATGATGACGCGGAGAAAGTCATTCAGGCTGTCGAAACGGTGAAGGCTGTGCGGGCACTGCGTCAGATTTCGGCGACATCATTCGCGCTGTATGAGTGGTGCGCGTATGCGTGGAGGCGGAAATACCGACAGGGGCGGACTCTGACATGGGAGCTTCCTGATATGGGGAATGATTCTGACGATGATATTTCAGCGGTCGGCGGGGCGGCACTTGGGAGTCTTGCACACTGGATACTGTCGCGGCGGCCTGTCAGTGATGATTACGAGTCGGACATTGACACGCTGCTTTATGACCGTGATACGCTGGGCAGGCTTCCGGGTTACCTGCGCGACACGTGGAGGCACTGCGACAAAAACACGCTCCGTAAATGGCTGATGGATTTTGCCCGGAGTCCTCTCGGAATGACCCTGAGAAATTCGCCGGACGCGGAACGGGAATATATGTTCAGGATTCCGCTTGATGATAATACCGTCATGGCCGGAGCTGTTGACGCTGTTGTGGAAAATATTGTAGCTGACTACAAAATAACGGCTGTCGATAATGTCCCTGAAGGATTCTACGACTCACAGCTCGATTTCTATGCGTATGTGATTCACGAGAAGACGAAAGCAGAAAGCGTTGACGCTAAAATAGCGTTTCTCCGGGAAAATACAGTATATGGACGGACAATTACAGACTTTGCCCCGATACGTGAGAGAATAGAGAGAGCCGCGGCGGAATGCGCTTCCGGGAAAAATGAGTCATACCCGGCTAATCACGCTCACTGCGGAAAATGTCCGTTCAAGAAAGGCTGTGCGAAAATTGCAGAAACAATTTCAGCGAGCGAGTGAGAAACAGAAGGAGCTTCACAGGGAGCTTCACCGGGAGCATTATTTGACGTGCGAGAAGTATTATATCTTTGAGCTTCTGACGGTCGCCGGGGGTATGATGGGACTTTACACTTACAGTTTGCGGGGGCAGGTCTTCAGCAACGCCCAGACCGGGAACATCGTCAAGATGGCGGCGGCTATAGGCTGGGGGCGTTACAGTGTCGCGCTGTACTACCTGATTCCCTTCACGGCGTACATACTCGGCACTATATTGTCTGAAATTCTCCCGGAGAAAGTCAGAAAGGCTCACTTCATACGCTGGGACACATTGCTTGTCGGCATTGAGATTGTAACGCTGTTCATTGTGGGATTCATTCCGTTTTCATGGCCGGATCAGATAGCGCAGGTGATAATAAATTTCCTCTGTGCCATGCAGTTTAACACGTTCCGGCAGGCTGAAGGAGTCCCAATGGCTACGACGTTCGTAACAAATCACGTAAGGCAGATAGGAATCTCAGTAGCAAGAATCATCAGGCATCACGAGCAGGAAAAAGAAGCCCGCGCAAAAATGCTGAAGCACGTAAAAATCATTCTCGCGTTTATGATCGGGGGGATAAGCGTTACGGCACTCGCCCCCGTCCTGAAGGAGAAAACTATATGGCTTGCGGTGATTCCGCTGAGTGCGTGTTTCTGCGTTCTGTTGCAGTCTGATTTAGTGTATGAACGGGCAATGCTGGATATTACGCCGCACGGTCATTAGTGAGAAGGTGAAAATTATGGCTGTTACGGAGAAGAAAAAAGTTTGGGTTAAGCCTGACCGCAAAATGACAATGGAAGAGCTTTGGGAGCGTTTCGAGTATGACCCGGATTATGTTGATGATGATCCTGCGTATGAGGCTGCAATTTATGACAGGTACGGTAATCCGACATACGGGACTTTGTGCGCCAAGTACGAGACCGACCACAATTTAGGCTACGGGCCGTATACAATTGATGAGCTTTTCGCGGAATTTGACAAATGGCGCGAGGAGGCAGACCTTGAGGAAAGCGAAGCACGGCGGGAAATTCAAGCGTGATTACGAACGTGTACTAGGCGGAAAATACAGAAATATTATCATTCACCCTAAAGGCGAGTTATGGGCGATTATATATGCGCTTGAGAATGGCATATCCCTTCCCGAACGGTATCACGATCACGCGCTTCATAACAACTGGGAGGGCTTCCGCGAGTGTCATATACGGCCTGATTTCTAGCTGATTTATGCGTATGTTGATGATGATGTTCTCTGGCTTGAGAGGCTCGGAACTCACTCCGAAATTTTCGGGCTGTAACAAAAAAATTTCCCCCTTCAGAAATTCGGAGGGGGATTTTCTTTTACAGGCCAAGCAATTTTTTCTTCACTGCGTCAAATTCTTCTCTCGTTATTATTCCGTCATCAAGAAGACTCTTGAACTTCCTTATTTCGTCCGCTGCTGAATATCCGCAATGACAGCCGAATGACTCTTCCGCACGATTCGAAAAGCCCCGTGAAGATTCTATACTCTGTGAATTTTCCGGCTTCCCTGCGCTTGAAGGTTTTCCGCGTGAAGGCTCAAAATTTCCCGTATACAGACAGCGTTTATACACATGCCACTCATCAATATAGCCGATTGATTTACGCATTGCATTTGATGACGCGCCTATTGTCATGGGGTATTCATCGCTCGTGAAGTTCAGCGTGATTCTTTTCTCGGCCTTCATTTTCCCGTTGATGAACAAGCGCACTACCTTTTCAGAGTCTCTTGTTACTGCTATGTGAGTCCACTGCCTTATGGGTATTTCGGACTCAGTTTCAACCGACACTGAGCCGCTGAAGTCGGAGTAGAAAGAAAGTTTGCTGTTGTCCCCGCCCGCTTCCTTTACGAGGTTCACGTTGTAAAGAGTCCTCGTGCCGTGAAGCCATCTGCTGAATACAGTGAATGTTGTCGTGGGATAACGGTCAGTTACGTATTCAACCGGGTATACCCATGTTTCCATCGTAAACTCACGCGGGAAATCAAACGCTTCTTTGTTCTCGGTCTGAAGATACGAGTCGCCGTCAAGGTAAAGCGATTTTCCTCCCGTTACAGATTCTTTTGACGAAAGCACCGGGTCTCCGAATGCTTCCCATTTGATTCCGGCCTCATCGCGCAAAATCGAGTCGCTGAAGTGCATTACGGATGACGAATCATTTTCAGCAGACGCAGAAACGCACAGCAGAGTCAGAATTATAACCGCGCAAAATATTCTCCTCATCTCAAAATCGCCTCCCATAAAAAAACGAGGGACAAAATTTCTGCCCCCCGTGTGTAGTCTGATTACTTTCTGCGCTTCTTCAGCATGTCGACATAAACCGCAAGCAATATCACTATGCCTTTTGCGATTTGCTGCCAGAAGGAATTGAGTCCGAGAAGATTCAAGCCGTTGTTCAGCACTCCGATGATTAACACGCCGATCATTGTTGAGCCGATTTTACCGACTCCGCCTGACATTGACGTACCGCCCAAAACTGTAGCCGCAATCGCGTCCATCTCGAAACTCTGTCCCGCTGTGGGCTGACCTGATGCCATTCTCGCGCACAGTACAACGCCCGTAAACGCCGCCAGAAATCCGCTCATCGTGTAGACAAGTATCTTTGTCCGCGCAACGTTCACGCCGGAAAATATTGCTGCCTTGTCGTTTCCTCCGACCGCGTAAACATGACGGCCGAAACGAGTCTTGCTGAGGAGAATCACGCACACAATCAGGAACACAATCATGTAGATTACGGGATAGGGTATCGGCCCAAGCCAGCCCGTTCCGATTATCTGATAGTCCGGGAACATTGCGCGTATAGGCTGGCCGTTGGAGTAAATATACGCCGCGCCTCGTGCAATCTGCATCATCGCAAGAGTTACGATAAACGGAGGGATTGTTGTCTTTGCGATTACGAATCCGTTGAAGAGTCCGAGAGCCGTACCGATTACGATAGCAAGTATTACAGCCTGCGCCACCGGCATGTTGTTGAACGCGATGAAGCCCGCGCTGAGAGTCCCAGACAGAGCCAGAATTGACCCGACAGACAAATCAATTCCGCCCGTGATGATTGCGAATGTCATTCCGAACGCAAGACAGGCATTTGATGACACCTGCCGCAATACGTTCACTAAGTTTCGCTGTGAGTAGAAGACTCCGTTTGTTGTGAGCGACAATATTACGCACATCGCAAGAAGCCCGATAAGCGTACCCATATTTTCTTTGAAGTAGCGCGTAAATCCGTTCTGCGCCTTAACCTGATTCTCAAGCGGCATAGATATTTCCTCCTGTCCCTGTCGCATAACGCATTATTGTTTCCTGGCTCAGTTCGTTCTTGCTGAGATTGGCTGTAACTTTTCCCTCGTGCATGACTAATACGCGGTCTGACATGTTGATGACTTCCGGCAAATCTGAGCTTATCATGAGAATCGCGACTCCCTGTTTCGCAAGCTCATTCATGAAGCCGTAAATTTCCGCCCTCGCTCCTACGTCGACTCCCCTTGTCGGCTCATCGAGGATTAAGAGTTTCGGTTTTGTCGCAAGCCATTTTGCAATTACTATCTTCTGCTGATTTCCGCCCGAAAGATTTTCCGCGAGCTGTTCGGCTGAAGGAGTCTTTATCGCCAGTTCCTTAATGTAGCGCGTGATTGTGTCGGTCTCTTTTGCGAGATTGCCCAATGGCCGCCCCCTGAAGATTTCGTGAAGTACCGTCAATGTAAGATTGTAGCCGACGGAATTAATCAGCACGAGTCCTTCCTCTTTGCGGTTCTCAGGAACCATCGCGATTCCGTTGTTCATTGCCTGACGCACTGAGCGAATATGCACCGGCTTCCCGTCAATGAGAATCTGCCCCGTGTACTTGTCATCGATCCCGAAAATGCAGTGTGCCGTTTCAGATCTTCCTGCGCCGACAAGCCCGGACATTCCGACAATTTCACCCTCACGCACTGCGAACGATACGCCGTTGACGAACGGAGGCGATACTAGGTCTTTCACTTCGATAACGACTTTTCCCGGCTTCACCTCGTCCTTGAAGTAAAGCTGAGTCAATTCTCGCCCTACCATCATTGCGATTAATTGATCGTTCGTAGTCTCGCGTGTGTTGACTGTGCCGACATACTGACCATCGCGCATGATAGTTACGCGGTCTGTTATCGCAAATAGCTCGCTCATTCTGTGGGAGATGTAGATGATTCCGATTCCCTCAGCCTTTAGCTGTCTCATCGTCTCAAAAAGTACTTCCGTTTCTTTGTCCGTCAAAGACGCTGTAGGCTCATCCATCACGAGAATGTCAGCCTTTACTGATAACGCTTTTGCGATTTCTACCATCTGCTGCTGGGCAATGCTCAAGTCTTTGATTAGCGTGTTCGGGTCAAAGTCGAGGCCGAGACGCTGAAGCATTTTCCGGGCGGCTTCGTTCTCTTCTCCGCGCTTGATGATTCCGGCTACGTTACGTTCGCGGCCTAAGTACATATTCTCAGCAATCGACAAGTACGGCACTAAGCACAATTCCTGATGAATGACGCTGATTCCGTGAGCCTGTGAGTCAGCGACACTCTTCATGATGTGGGACTCGCCCTTTACGATTACTTCTCCTTCTTCGGGGATATAGATACCTGCAAGGCACTTGATGAGGGTAGATTTTCCTGCTCCGTTCTCGCCTAAAAGCGCGTGGACTTCTCCGGCTCTCAGCTCAAAATTTACATCTTTCAGCGCGTAAACGCCGGGGAATTTCTTGTGAATGTGTTTCATTTGGAGCAAAATATTTTCTTCTGCCATAAAAATTTTCACCTCCATAAAAACAAGAAGACAGGAGGCAAACGCTCCTGCCCTCCGTCATTCATAGTCTACTGCCAGCCGTCAACGCCAAATGAGTCAACGTTCTCGATTGTGATGAGCTGTACGGGTACGGGGATATGCTTCTCGACTTTTTCGCCCGCGAGAATCTTATAGGCCATCTCTACGCCGATTTTGCCGATGTTGATGGGGGACTGCGCCGCTGTTCCGGTCATGTCGCCTTCCTTTATGGCCTTCTTTGCGTCGGGTGAGCCGTCAACGCCGTAAATCAATACGCCCTTCATGTTCGCGGCCTTGAGTGCCTGAATTACGCCGCGTGCTGTCGGGTCATTGACGCACATAACAACGTTCATATCCGGGTGAGCCTGAATGATGTTCTCCATTTTCGGCATGGCTATTTCGAGCTGACCTTCTGAGCTGTCCTCCGCGACAATCGTAAATTCCGGGTGCTTCTCGATTGTAGCCTTGAAGTTTGCGATTCTGTCGATGCCTGTCTTTGTTGTGGGATGTCCGAGAATTACGGCTTTCCCGCCTTTGGGAAGACGCTTGAGCATGTCCTCAGCGCAGACGAGTCCGGCGGCGAGGTTGTCAGAAGCGACTATGCAGGCTACGTAGTCCTCATCATAGACAGCCGCGTCAACATTGATGATTGGGATTCCTGCTTCGTGGGCGGCCATGAGTCCGGGGGCAACTGCCTGCCAGTCGACAGGGTTAAGGAAAATTGCGTCAACGCCCTGCGCTACCATGTCTTCAATCTGTGAGATCTGCTTCACGGGGTCAAGTGCTGGGTCAAGCGTTATGAGCGTGTCGCCGTTTGCCTCAACAGCCGCTTTGATTGCGTCGTTCATGACTCCGAAAAACGGATTGTTCATCGTCATGTAGGTTGCGCCGAATTTCCTGCCCTGAGCGCCTGCTGCACAGACCGAACCGATAATGAGGGATACTGCGAGGAGTAATACAAAAAGTTTCTTCATGATTAAGAGACTTCCTCCTATGATATAAATTTTGTACGCAAAAAATTTTGGATGAGGTAATTATACAGTCCCCGCACATTTTTTGAATACCGAAATTACACAGTATGCACCCTAATACGCAAGGTAATCTATATCATCTGCAACATCTGGGAATCTCTCGCGGATTTCCTTTTTGCCCACCAGCCTGAAGCCCTCGTACCTGAATTTCGGAGAAGTCGCGCATGACACGAAAGTGAAGCCGTCATCATTGAGATTTTCCGCCGCGAATATTGCGCCTTTAGGGATTACCGCCATATGCCTTTGTCCTTTGCGAATGTCCGCGCCGAGAAGATATTGAGTCATTTTTCCGTCAGCAAGCACTGTGATTTTGAGGCCACAGCCCTCATGATAGTACCAGATTTCCTCGCAGTCTATTTCGTGGAAGTGTGATATTTCGCCCGCGCCAAGCAAAAAGTATATGCTTCCTGCTGAAGGCCGCCCGTCTGTTTCTGAAGATGACGTGTAGACCTCAGCGAATGAGCCGCCCTCCGAATGTCCCGAAAGATTATAGGCTTGCCTGAGTTCGTCAGCGCGTGAAAGTGCATGAGCTTTTACGGACGAAAGAGCCAGAATCACAGCGCACATCAGCAAATTTTTCATGATGCTTCCTCCTTTACAGGCTGATTATACTATTGCCATCCCAAACAAACAGGAGGCAATCACGCATGAATTACACCATCGGAATCGATACAGGCACAACATCAGTCAGCCTAGCCGCAATCAATGAATCCCGCGAGCTTGTAGCCAGCAGGACAATCAATCACGGCGCATTTATCCCCGGCGATTTCCCCGAATCACGGGTACAGAATCCCGCGCTAATTCTCTCGGCGGTCATGGCCGGACTCGAATCGATAACGCAGGAATACGGCGCACCCTCCGCAATCGGCTTCACAGGCCAAATGCACGGAGTGTTATACCTCGACAAAGACGGAAATCCCCTGTCCCCCCTCTACACATGGGAAGACCCAAGCGCGAATATTCCTGTTGACGGAAAATCATCGCTCGAAATTCTGCGCTCTCACGGCGTGAAATGTTCAGCGGGCTACGGAGTCGCGACTCATTTCTACCTTCAGCGGGCCGGGAAAATTCCTGCAGGGGCGGTGAGGCTCTCGACAGTCAGCGACTATATAGCAATGAAACTTTGCGGGAAAAATTCCCCGGTTCTTTCCGCTGAGATGGCCGCGGGGCTTGGAGGCTTTGACCTTCAGCGGCGTGAGTTCATGATTGACCGACTCGAATCTGCGGGCGTTGATGTCTTATTCCTTCCCGAAAATGTGAAAGGCTATGCGTTAATTGGCCATGCGGGAAATAATGTGCCTGTCATAACTTCAATGGGAGATAATCAGGCCAGCTTCATGGGTTCTGCTGACGACGAGGGAAATACCCTCCTGCTTAATGTCGGAACGGGATCGCAGGTTTCATTCATGACTCAAAATTTCGTTGAGACTGACGGAGACATAGAGCTTCGGCCATACGGTGAGAAATATATTCTTGCGGGTGCGGCACTTTGCGGGGGGAGGGCTTATGCCATGCTTGAAGGATTCTACCGGGAAATCTGCGGGAGTCCGTGCTATGACATGATGAGCCGGCACGCTGAAGAGTTTTTGCGGACTCAGGGTCTGACTCATGCGTGGAATGTCGACACAAGATTTCAGGGTACGCGCTCCAATCCCAATATCACCGGGAGCGTAACGGGAATCACATCGGACAACTTCACGCCGGGAGCGTTCACGGTCGGAGTCATACGGGGGATTATTGCTGAATTGCACGGAATGTACACGGCCATGAAGAATTTGACGGGAAGGAATGCCGCTGTCCTTGTGGGTTCCGGGAACGGCCTGCGGAAAAATGAGATAATGCGGAGGATTGCGGGCGAAATTTTCGGGCTTGAGGTGAGAGTCCCGAAATACCAGGAGGAAGCCGCCAGAGGCTGCGCGATTTGCGCCATGAATTTCGTGTAGAATATTCCCATTCCCAAACACAAAGGAGCATTCAGCATGAAGAAATTTTCAGCACTAATTATCATTCTCATACTCTCATCATCGCCACTTCACGCAGAGTATGACCCTCAGCACACAATGTTAGCCCTCAACATGGCAATTGTCTCGGTCAACCGAATTTTGACGGCGGAAAGCAGAGCAGTACTTGAGCAGGAATACAGCAGTATCATCAACAACCTTAGTCTCGGAAACATTGAGAGCGACACCGAAATGACCGCGCTTTACCGGGACTTGATGACCGTAATCACAAGCAAGCGTCTACGGTCGGAAGACTCGCGGAGATTCCTCACGTATTACGACACAGCAGAGAAACGACTCGTATCTTACGCACTCTCAAGCATTCGTACTCACGAAGCCCGGCTAAGGTCAGCACAAAATGAAGCGCAAGCCTCATCACAGGGAATCGCCCGCGTAAATTCGGAGCAGAACGCAATAATCGCAGGCTGGCTCGGAAACATGGCGGTCTCGTGCGTCTCGTCATTCTTCGGCGGAATATTCAGCTCATCGGAACTCCTCGATGACACCGTGAATGCTTACGACTCATATCAGCGTTTAGAGTTCATGCGCGGATATTACGAGTCGGAAGGACAGCGGGCAAATTCTCAGGCTGAAATCTCACGCGCTCAAATCTCCGGCTTGAGGGACGAACTCAAACACGACTCGGCCATGCTCAAAGAGGAGCTGAGAAATTCGCAGTGGCTCTTAGACCGTCAGGAAATTTCCGAATGCGACTCTCTTCAGCAAAGACTCCTCACAGCCTCATGGAATCTCCTCAGAAAATACAGCCTCCCAGACTCTTACCGTCTCACTCAAAAGACTCTCAGCTTCTACTACAAGGCACTGAACGAGCAGGACTCCGCCAAAAAGCTCCGTATGCTGCGCGCGATTGAGGACGAGTTTTCGGTGTACCCTCCCTACTGGTATTACCGCGCAAAATCAGCAGAGGAATCCGGCAATGCCTCCGAAGCTGAAAAAAGTTTCAAGAGGTTCGGCGAAGTGTGGCGGCCAGTCCTCAGAAGAGACCCCTACAAAGTCGAGGCAGAGAAATACCGCGTGAGGAAACTTGCTGACGATGACCCGCAGAAAAATTCCCGCGCTATTCTTGACGCTCTCGAAGTGATACGCTCAAACACTCCCAAAGATGACTGGGCGAATAACCTTTTTGCCGGAGTCGCGTTTTTTGTGATGGGCGACAAAGAGCAGGGCGTTGAATGCTTAGAGCTTAATGTTGATTTTGAGTACGAGACAGATATTAGCGGGGCATTGCTCGCAGAAATGAAAAAGGGCAGGCTCGACTCCGAATCAGCGCAGGAAGTCTCACGATCTCTCAGGCTCGGCGCACTCACGAAGGGAATGAGCGATGACGTTCGAGCGAGGGCGGCGGCATTGGCGGATTTCTTTGACGGTGTTGACGGTGCCGTGAAGAATCTCGAAAGCCTAAGCAGGTCAGCAGGAAGCCCGTCAATATTCCACGCTCTGAGAATCGCTGAACAGATGAAGGGAGGCACTCAGGATTTCGGGAAGGTTGTCGGACTCATGAAGGCTCATGACGGACTCAGGGACGAAATTTACGGTGATTACTCCGCTGTAATGCCTGTAGTGATGAGCTGTGCGAGCGCGGACTCTGTAAGCGCAAAAATCTTCATGGCCGACTCGCTGCTTTACGGCTGGGGAATTGAGCAGGACGCAAAGAAGGCGGAAGAGATTTTCACGGGGCTTGCCGAGAGCGGGAATGCTTACGCGCAGTTTGTGATTGTGCAGAGTCATTTT is part of the Synergistaceae bacterium genome and encodes:
- a CDS encoding sel1 repeat family protein; this translates as MKKFSALIIILILSSSPLHAEYDPQHTMLALNMAIVSVNRILTAESRAVLEQEYSSIINNLSLGNIESDTEMTALYRDLMTVITSKRLRSEDSRRFLTYYDTAEKRLVSYALSSIRTHEARLRSAQNEAQASSQGIARVNSEQNAIIAGWLGNMAVSCVSSFFGGIFSSSELLDDTVNAYDSYQRLEFMRGYYESEGQRANSQAEISRAQISGLRDELKHDSAMLKEELRNSQWLLDRQEISECDSLQQRLLTASWNLLRKYSLPDSYRLTQKTLSFYYKALNEQDSAKKLRMLRAIEDEFSVYPPYWYYRAKSAEESGNASEAEKSFKRFGEVWRPVLRRDPYKVEAEKYRVRKLADDDPQKNSRAILDALEVIRSNTPKDDWANNLFAGVAFFVMGDKEQGVECLELNVDFEYETDISGALLAEMKKGRLDSESAQEVSRSLRLGALTKGMSDDVRARAAALADFFDGVDGAVKNLESLSRSAGSPSIFHALRIAEQMKGGTQDFGKVVGLMKAHDGLRDEIYGDYSAVMPVVMSCASADSVSAKIFMADSLLYGWGIEQDAKKAEEIFTGLAESGNAYAQFVIVQSHFAGQKYEAPKKYTPQELERIYQEGYKNYGIFGPNNAKAAELFTIAAENGHSEAQRLLGHCYRYGYGVSKDLQKARYWYQQAANQGDRDARQQLDNLNRNGK